One Defluviimonas aquaemixtae DNA segment encodes these proteins:
- a CDS encoding phage tail protein, with translation MARQDPLRNFRYRLEIDGIDQAGFAEVAIGDMSTEPIEYREGDEITTVRKLNGLNKYANITLKWGVTDSLELADWHQLVVDDATPLDDARRNVVIRVQNEAGEEKAAFEITKAWPCKYDPTDLNGKGNEVAIDMLELCNEGIRRIQ, from the coding sequence ATGGCACGACAAGACCCACTCAGAAACTTCAGATACCGCCTCGAAATCGACGGGATCGACCAGGCCGGCTTCGCCGAGGTGGCGATCGGCGACATGTCGACCGAGCCCATCGAGTACCGCGAGGGCGACGAGATCACGACCGTGCGCAAGCTGAACGGTCTGAACAAGTACGCCAACATCACTTTGAAATGGGGCGTCACCGACAGCCTGGAACTGGCCGACTGGCACCAGCTGGTGGTGGACGACGCGACGCCGCTGGACGACGCGCGCCGTAACGTGGTGATCCGCGTCCAGAACGAGGCGGGCGAGGAAAAGGCCGCATTCGAGATCACCAAGGCCTGGCCCTGCAAATACGATCCGACCGACCTGAACGGCAAGGGCAACGAGGTGGCCATCGACATGCTCGAACTCTGCAACGAAGGCATTCGGCGGATCCAGTAA
- a CDS encoding DUF6760 family protein, with the protein MRLSPPDELYEEMAFIAFHFHWSSAELMGLDHQARRTWCGEISTINRRLDQAGEGGARPIEAF; encoded by the coding sequence ATGAGGCTTTCTCCTCCCGATGAGCTCTACGAGGAGATGGCCTTCATAGCTTTTCATTTTCATTGGTCGAGCGCAGAGCTCATGGGCCTCGACCACCAAGCGCGGCGCACCTGGTGCGGCGAGATCTCGACGATCAATCGTCGGCTCGACCAGGCGGGTGAGGGCGGCGCGAGACCGATCGAGGCGTTCTGA
- a CDS encoding phage tail protein — MAVTDPFRSFRFRIEAQGLDRGGVQSVMGIERVTEVEPYREGGVNDFEHQLAVKTTQSTLTLKRGLMDPWFWDWHEDVVAGNIERKTISIILLNQVGDEAWRWVCDGAFPVKWTGGDFDASANAVAVETVELVHHGLTKQ; from the coding sequence ATGGCAGTCACGGATCCATTCCGATCTTTCCGGTTCCGGATCGAGGCCCAGGGCCTGGACCGGGGCGGCGTACAGTCGGTCATGGGCATAGAGCGCGTGACCGAGGTCGAACCCTACCGCGAGGGCGGCGTGAACGACTTCGAGCACCAGCTGGCGGTGAAGACGACGCAGTCGACGCTGACCCTCAAGCGCGGCCTGATGGACCCGTGGTTCTGGGACTGGCACGAGGACGTGGTCGCGGGGAACATCGAGCGGAAGACGATCTCGATCATCCTGCTCAACCAGGTCGGGGACGAGGCCTGGCGCTGGGTCTGCGACGGGGCCTTCCCGGTCAAGTGGACGGGCGGCGACTTCGACGCGTCGGCGAATGCCGTGGCGGTCGAGACGGTCGAACTCGTCCACCACGGGTTGACGAAGCAATGA
- a CDS encoding CIS tube protein has protein sequence MTTQLVKAHIEILEGRNEGEKVEVLFNPTEYAVEYSASFQETPVPGLSNPILQFVNGSAEVLSMDLLFDTYTDGGGESVADITANFIKMLTIDGDTHAPPRVQFKWGAFSFRAIVEKISQRFTMFLGDGTPVRATLNVTFKQYRTIREQLENPRRNSADKTKHRVLGKVDGHRPTPESLWLLSQAEYGDPKFWRVIAAHNDVEDPRALVPGDVMVTPPLEDFKLGEGRNGR, from the coding sequence ATGACCACGCAGCTTGTCAAAGCCCATATCGAAATCCTCGAAGGGCGGAACGAGGGCGAGAAGGTCGAGGTGCTGTTCAACCCGACCGAATACGCCGTCGAGTACAGCGCCAGCTTCCAGGAAACCCCGGTTCCCGGCCTGTCGAACCCCATCCTGCAATTCGTGAACGGCTCGGCCGAGGTCCTGAGCATGGACCTCCTGTTCGACACCTATACGGACGGGGGCGGGGAGTCGGTGGCGGACATCACCGCCAACTTCATCAAGATGCTCACGATCGATGGTGACACGCATGCGCCGCCGCGCGTCCAGTTCAAGTGGGGCGCCTTCAGTTTCCGCGCCATCGTCGAGAAGATCTCGCAGCGCTTCACCATGTTCCTCGGTGACGGAACGCCGGTGCGTGCCACGCTGAACGTCACGTTCAAGCAATACCGGACGATCCGCGAGCAACTCGAGAACCCGCGCAGGAACTCGGCCGACAAGACCAAGCACCGCGTGCTGGGAAAGGTCGACGGGCACCGTCCGACACCCGAGTCGCTCTGGCTTCTGTCGCAGGCGGAATACGGCGACCCGAAGTTCTGGCGGGTGATCGCGGCGCACAACGACGTCGAGGACCCGCGGGCGCTGGTGCCGGGCGACGTGATGGTCACGCCGCCCCTGGAGGATTTCAAGCTGGGCGAGGGCCGCAATGGACGTTGA
- a CDS encoding phage late control D family protein has protein sequence MDVETLEQRHGDYFAPAFVVTVGGEDLVRDHFLTVSAVKVDLKVNAAGRFSITVANAFNWEHREFVAGENDSRVDLLELFAFGAEVEVKLGYGELARLDTILKGIVTELNTTFGAGGTPELEVAGYDALYPLTIGKYTRNWEGVPETDAVEEIADIRGLDADIVSSETEIARIDQNEETDFAFLEKMAERTSSVFYMNGETFRFAPRQNQDSAEIVLPWGGGLTTFSPEANLAKQVAVVEVVGTSATDGAPIVGRAQRGQEGGLDQGAESGVDRIATALSSEPVLRIRAAVHTQEEADARAAAILEERAQDFVTGTAECIGLPELKPDINVEFEGLGRGFSKTYWVSGVVHDISGSGFKSTVSVQETNI, from the coding sequence ATGGACGTTGAAACGCTCGAACAGCGCCACGGCGACTATTTCGCCCCCGCCTTCGTCGTCACCGTCGGCGGCGAGGATCTGGTGCGCGACCATTTCCTGACCGTTTCGGCGGTGAAGGTCGACCTGAAGGTGAACGCGGCCGGCCGGTTCTCGATCACCGTCGCAAACGCGTTCAACTGGGAGCATCGCGAGTTCGTCGCCGGCGAGAACGACTCGCGCGTCGACCTGCTGGAGCTCTTCGCCTTCGGGGCAGAGGTCGAGGTGAAGCTGGGATACGGCGAACTGGCGCGGCTGGACACGATTCTGAAGGGCATCGTCACCGAGTTGAACACGACCTTCGGCGCGGGCGGAACTCCTGAGCTCGAGGTCGCCGGTTATGATGCGCTTTACCCACTCACCATAGGGAAATACACACGAAACTGGGAGGGCGTCCCGGAAACCGATGCGGTGGAGGAGATCGCGGATATCCGCGGGCTCGACGCGGATATCGTCTCGAGCGAGACCGAGATCGCGCGCATCGACCAGAACGAGGAAACGGACTTCGCGTTCCTCGAGAAGATGGCCGAGCGCACGAGTTCGGTCTTCTACATGAATGGCGAGACGTTCCGGTTCGCGCCGCGCCAGAACCAGGACTCGGCCGAAATCGTGCTTCCCTGGGGCGGCGGGCTGACCACGTTCTCGCCCGAGGCCAACCTCGCCAAGCAGGTCGCCGTGGTCGAGGTGGTGGGCACCTCGGCCACCGATGGCGCGCCCATCGTGGGACGCGCCCAGCGCGGCCAGGAAGGCGGTCTGGACCAGGGCGCGGAAAGCGGCGTCGACCGCATCGCGACGGCCCTGTCGTCAGAACCGGTCCTGCGTATCCGCGCCGCGGTTCACACGCAGGAGGAGGCCGACGCCCGCGCCGCCGCGATCCTCGAGGAACGGGCGCAGGACTTCGTCACCGGCACCGCCGAGTGCATCGGGCTGCCCGAGCTCAAACCGGACATAAACGTTGAATTCGAGGGGCTTGGCCGCGGTTTCTCGAAAACCTACTGGGTCTCGGGCGTCGTCCACGACATCTCGGGCAGCGGCTTCAAGTCAACCGTCAGCGTGCAGGAGACGAACATATGA
- a CDS encoding phage baseplate assembly protein V → MNMLGAMRPSEAERASDGFPRGLAFGVVTTNDGDPEGLGRVRVKLELHSEGQESFWARVAAPMAGGDIGFYTLPDVGDEVLVGFIAEDPTHPVILGGVWNGQKAPPDTNGEGEGNDRKIFRTRKKHELRFDDGDAHEIELLLADGPRFHLTQDFALLEDANGNKVKIEAGGAITIEASQSITLTAPTVKIDAQQAEVSGSANCKVSGALVEIN, encoded by the coding sequence ATGAACATGCTCGGTGCCATGCGTCCTTCCGAAGCGGAACGCGCTTCCGATGGCTTCCCGAGAGGCCTGGCCTTCGGTGTCGTGACGACCAACGACGGCGACCCCGAGGGGCTCGGGCGTGTTCGGGTCAAGCTGGAGCTGCATTCCGAAGGGCAGGAGAGTTTCTGGGCGCGAGTCGCAGCGCCGATGGCGGGGGGCGACATCGGGTTCTACACCCTGCCGGACGTGGGCGACGAGGTGCTCGTTGGTTTCATCGCCGAGGACCCGACGCATCCGGTGATCCTCGGCGGGGTCTGGAACGGGCAGAAGGCGCCTCCCGACACGAACGGCGAGGGCGAGGGCAACGACCGCAAGATCTTCCGCACGCGCAAGAAGCACGAGTTGCGCTTCGACGACGGCGACGCCCACGAGATCGAACTGCTGCTCGCCGATGGCCCCCGGTTCCACCTGACGCAGGACTTCGCGCTTCTGGAGGATGCGAACGGCAACAAGGTCAAGATCGAGGCCGGCGGCGCGATCACGATCGAGGCCAGCCAATCCATCACCCTTACCGCGCCCACGGTGAAGATCGACGCGCAGCAGGCCGAAGTCTCCGGCTCGGCGAACTGCAAGGTCTCGGGCGCATTGGTGGAGATCAACTGA
- a CDS encoding PAAR domain-containing protein, which produces MGDQTSHGTPLAPGPGAVTVLIGGQPAWRVGVDFHTCPLVNGVVPHVGGTVAVGSTSVKIMGSFAVRQGDQVLEAGPPNAIAKGEMTVLIG; this is translated from the coding sequence ATGGGCGATCAGACAAGCCACGGCACGCCGCTGGCTCCGGGCCCGGGGGCGGTCACCGTGCTGATCGGCGGGCAGCCGGCCTGGCGGGTCGGCGTCGACTTCCATACCTGCCCGCTGGTCAACGGCGTGGTGCCACATGTCGGCGGCACGGTCGCGGTGGGCTCGACCAGCGTCAAGATCATGGGGTCCTTCGCGGTGCGGCAGGGCGACCAGGTGCTCGAGGCGGGTCCCCCCAACGCCATCGCCAAGGGCGAAATGACGGTGCTAATCGGATGA
- a CDS encoding GPW/gp25 family protein, translated as MTRRASSLTLGDPPRFLGRGFAFPPQLDPRWGRFDLVEGEVDVRQAIMIIVLTAKGERVMRPDFGCGIHELVFDPVDAQLVADIKETVTDALRRFEARIDVLGVKVDVGNALNGELKIDVNYRLRTTNQPGNAVFPFFIPER; from the coding sequence ATGACCCGGCGCGCGTCCTCTCTCACACTCGGCGATCCGCCCCGGTTCCTCGGGCGCGGCTTCGCCTTTCCACCCCAGCTCGATCCGCGCTGGGGCCGGTTCGACTTGGTCGAGGGCGAGGTGGACGTGCGGCAGGCGATCATGATCATCGTGCTGACGGCCAAGGGCGAGCGGGTGATGCGGCCCGACTTCGGCTGTGGCATCCACGAACTGGTCTTCGATCCGGTCGATGCGCAGCTTGTCGCGGACATCAAGGAAACCGTGACGGATGCGCTCCGCCGCTTCGAAGCGCGGATCGACGTCCTGGGCGTCAAGGTCGACGTCGGCAACGCGCTGAACGGCGAGCTCAAGATCGATGTGAACTACCGGCTGCGGACGACGAACCAGCCGGGCAACGCGGTCTTTCCATTCTTCATTCCGGAGAGGTGA